The genome window GGAGCCCAGCGGATGAAGAAGGGCCTGTTCGAGTCCGCGCCCGGCGGCACCCTCTTCCTGGACGAGATGGGCGAGATGTCCATGCCCATGCAGGTCAAGCTCCTGCGCGCCATCCAGGAGCGGGTCATCCGCCGCGTGGGCGGCACCGAGGACGTGCCCGTGGACGTACGCCTCGTGGCCGCCACCAACCGCGACCTCAAGCGCGAGGTCGAGGCCGGGCGCTTCCGCCAGGATCTCTATTACCGGCTGAACGTGATCACCCTGCGCGTGCCGCCGCTGTCCGAACGCCCGGAGGACATCCCCCTGCTCTGCCAGTTCTTCCTGGCCAAGGCCGCGCGCATGCTGGACAAGTTCCAGCCGAGCCTGGACCCGGAGGTGCCGGAAATCCTCTCACGCTACGCCTTTCCCGGAAACGTCCGGGAGCTGGAGAACATCATGGAGCGGGCCGTGGTCCTGGCCGAGGATGGCGTGGTGTCGCCCCGGCACCTGCCCGAGGACCTGCGCGAGACGGCCGTGCACGTGGCCCGGCCCGGCTTCTCCGAGCCCGTGACCCTGGAGGAGAACGAGAAGCGCTACATCGTCTGGGTCCTGGAGCAGGCCGGGGGCAACCGCACCCAGGCGGCCCGCATCCTGGGCATCGACCGCGCCTCGCTCTGGCGCAAGATCAAGAAGTTCGAACTGGAATAGGGTCCGCTCCGGCGACGGAAAAGGGGCGCGGCATATGCCCGGCCAAGAGCGTGCCTGCCCGCGGTCGGATTTCGCCTTGATCAACCTGTCCGAATTGACATAAGAAAAAGCACAAGATTCCAAAGCGGCGCACCATGAAGGAGAACACCCCCACCATCCGACTGCACCTCTGGCTGGACACCGAGGGCGGCGTCTTCTTCGGCTCCGGCCGGGCCCAGCTCCTGGAGGAGATCGACCGCCACGGCTCGCTCAAGGCCGCGGCCGCGGCCATGGGCATCTCCTACCGGGCGGCCTGGGGCAAGCTGAAGCAGAGCGAGGCGGTCCTCGGCGTGCGCCTGGTCCAGGTGCGCGGCAGCAACAAGGCGGGCTACGAACTCACCGAGGACGGCCGGATGCTCAAGGACCTCTTCCGCCGCTGGTTCGACGCCGTGGAGCAGGCCGCCCTGGAAAAGGCCCGGGATATCTTCCCCTGGCCCGCCAGGACCTACCGGGACTCCTCCTCGGACTGACCGCCGTCCTTTTCCCGCGCCCCGGGGCCCGGCGCACGGGTTCCGCTCCGAAAATTCCTCTGCTATACACCTCCGACCCGTTGAGCGAGGAGGCGCGAGTGCAGGCCACGGAATACCCGACCCTGAGACAGGTTCTCGAACGCAGCGTGGAGCTCCACGCGGACAGGCCCGCCCTGTCCGTGGTGGATGGTCCGGTCATGACCTACGCCGAGCTGGGCGAGCGGGTCCGCGAGACGGCCGATCTGCTCGACGAGCACGGCGTCGGCCCAGGAGACCGCGTGGCCCTGCTGTCCGAGAACATGCCCAACTGGGGCGTGGCCTACTTCGCCATCGCCCGGATCGGCGCCGTGGCCGTGCCCATCCTGCCGGACTTCCACCAGAGCGCGGTGCACCACATCCTGCGCCACGCCGAGTGCTCGGCGGTCTTCGTCTCGAAACGGCTGGCCTGCAAACTGGACGACGGAGAATTCGAGGGGCTGCGGGTCCGGGTGCTCGTGGACGACCTCTCGCTCATCGGCGATCCCGGACGCGAGCCGCTGAAGGGCCTGGTCAAGCGCGCGGCCAAGGAACTCGGCAGGATCAAGGAGGCCGCCCGTCAGCACCGGGCCGAACGGGCGGACAAGGAGCCTCCCGCCGAACCGTCCGAGGCCGCACCAGGGCATTCCAAGGACGCCTTCCGCAAGGTGCTCGACGCCGGGCGCAAGGAGTTCGACAAGATCAAGGGAGCCGCGCTGCGGGCGGCCAACCGCGCCCTGGAGCCGGACGCCGGGGATTCCCCGGCCGACGAACTGGCGGCGATCATCTACACCTCGGGCACCACGGGCAACTCCAAGGGCGTCATGCTCACGCACCGGAACATCGTGTCCAACGCCCTGGGCTCCGCCGAACTGGCGGGGATCACCGATCAGGACCGCATGCTCTCCATCCTGCCCCTGTCGCACACCTTCGAGTGCACCCTGGGGCTGGTCCTGCCCATCTCGCGCGGCGCGTCGGTGAGCTACCTGGCCAAGCCGCCGACCCCGGCCGTCCTGCTCCCGGCGTTGCAGAAGATCCGCCCCACCTTCCTGCTCTGCGTGCCGCTGGTGATCGAGAAAATCTACCGCAACCGCATCCTCCCGGCCCTGACGAAGAACGCGGCCCTGCGCGGTCTGCTCAAGGTGGGCTTCACCCGGCGCAAGCTCTTCCAGGCCGCCGGACAGAAACTGTTCGAAACCTTCGGCGGGGCCCTGCGCTGCATATGCATCGGCGGCGCGGCCCTGGCTCCCGAGGTTGAGGCCTTCCTGCGCGACGCCCGCTTCCTCTACAGCGTCGGCTACGGCCTCACGGAATGCTCTCCCCTGGTCTCGGGCGTCATGCCCGACAGGGCCCGCTACCGCCACTGCGGCACGGCCCTGCCCGGCGTGGAGATCCGCATCGACGCGCCAAGGCCGGGCGAGGTCGGCGAAATCCTCGTGCGCGGCCCCAACGTCATGCGCGGCTACTACAAGGCCCCGGCCCTCACCGAGGAGACCTTCACCTCCGACGGCTGGCTGCGCACCGGCGACCTGGGCCTGCTGGACCAGGACGGCTATCTCTCCATCCGGGGACGGCTCAAGAACGTCATCCTCGGCCCCAGCGGCGAGAACATCTACCCCGAGGAGATCGAGAGCACGCTCTGCCAGTGGCCCTATGTTCTGGAATCCCTTGTCTTCTCCCAGGGCGACCGGCTCCTGGCTCGGGTGCACCTGGACTACGACCACCTGGACGCCCGCTTCGGGGTGCGGGGCCTCACCGAATCCGAGGCCCGCGAGCGCATCGGGGAACTGTTGGAAGAGTTGCGCCGGGGCGTGAACGAGAAGGTCTCGTCCTTCTGCCGCCTGCACCGGATCATCGAGCAGCCGGAGCCCTTCGAGAAGACCCCGACCCAGAAGATCAAGCGCTACCTGTACGTGGACGGCCCGAGCCGTTGAAGCGGCCGCTCTTCCGCACCCAGGCCTCGGCCTCGGCCTCCGGCACGGGGCGCGAGAACAGGTAGCCCTGGCCGTATTCGCAGCCGAGATCAGCCAGGATGTCGCGTTGCGTCTCGCTCTCGATGCCCTCCGCCACCACGGAGAGCCCCAGGTTGTGGGCCAGGCCGATGATGGTCCGCACGATCTCCAGGTTCTCCGGCGACGACTCCATGACCCGCACGAAGGACAGATCGATCTTCAGGTCGTCCAGGGGGAACTTCTGCAGGTAGCCCAGCGAGGAATAGCCGGTCCCGAAGTCGTCGATGCTGAAGCGGATGCCGTCCTGGCGCAGCCGGTGCAGCTTCTGCACCGAGTTGCGCGGGTTGTCCATGATCGCCGTCTCGGTGATCTCCAGCTTGAGGCTCTCGGGCGTGAGCCCCGAGCAGTTCACGGCCCGCAGCACGTCCTCGGCCAGGCCGGGCTTGGCGAACTGACGCGCCGAGACGTTCACCGCCAGGCTCAGCTCCCCGGCACGGCCACCGGCTTTCTGCCAGCCCCGCATGACCCCGCAGGCCTGGTCCAGGACCCACTGCCCCAGGTCGATGATCATGCCGGTCTCCTCGGCCACGGGAATGAAATCCGCCGGCGACACCGGCCCGCGCCGGGGATGGGTCCAGCGCAGCAGGGTCTCGAAGCCGCCCAGGCGGCCGTCGCGCAGGGACACGATGGGCTGGAAGGCGAGATGGAACTCGCCGCGCCGCATGGCCCGCCGCAGATCGTTCTCCAGCCGCAGCGCGGCCACGGCCTGCTCCAGCATGCGTTCGTTGAAGACGTGGAAGCGGTTCTTGCCCCCCTCCTTGGCCTTGTACATGGCGATGTTGGCGTGGCGGATGAGCTCCTCCGCGCCGACGCCGTCGCTGTCGGCCAGGGCCAGTCCCAGGCTGGCCGAGGTGGTGATCTCATGGCCGTCGATGAGGAAGGGCTTGCGCATGGCGTCGCGCACCCGCTTGGCCACCTGGATGGCTTCCCGAGGCGATTCAAGGTCCTCAAGCAGGAGGATGAACTCGTCCCCGCCGAAGCGGGCCACCAGATCCATGCCGCGCACGCAGCCCAGGATGCGGCGTCCCACCTCCACCAGCAGGAGGTCGCCCCGGGCGTGGCCCAGGCTGTCGTTGATGATCTTGAACCGGTCCAGGTCCAGGAATACGAGGCCCGCCACGCGTCCCCGGCCGCGCTTGAGCCGCTCCAGGGCCAGGCCCGCGCGGTCCAGGAGCAGGGTCCGGTTGGCCAGGCCCGTGAGCGGGTCGTGCAGGGCCAGGTGCCGCAATTGCAGCTCGGCCTCCTTGCGGGCCGTGATGTCGCGCATGGACAGCCGCCACCCCAGGCTCGCCCCCTTCTCCGGTCCCGGAACCTCGCGGCGGACCACGTTGAGCCAGCGCTGTTCGCCGTCGCTGTTCCTGATGCGGAAGTCCAGGGTCTCGGCCCGGGAATCACCCAGGAAGCGCCGCACCGTGTCGCGGTCCTCGGCGGCCACGATGCCGTGCAGGAACTCGGGGTCGTCCTGGAACGCCTGGGGCGGATACCCGGAAATCCTCTCGCAGGAGGGGCTCACGTAGAGCGCCCGGCCGTCGGCGCCGATCCAGGATTCCCAGTCGTGGTTGTAGTCCGCCACGGTCCGGTAGCGCAGCTCGGACTCCTCCAGGGCGACCTTGGAGGCCTTCAACTCCTCCACGTTGCGCAGCAGCTTGCGGGAGGCGTCCTCCAGCGCCCGCCGCTGACGGTGAAGCTCCACGAAGACCCGCACCTTGCCGCAGAGCACCTCGGCCTCCACGGGCTTGAACAGGTAGTCCACCGCGCCCAGCTCGTAACCCCGGAAGACATGCTGCTGCTCCTTGTTGATGGCCGTGACGAAGATGATCGGAATGTGCCGGGTGGCGGGATCGTCGCGCAGGGCCTCGGCCACCTGGAAACCGTCCATGCCGGGCATCATGACGTCCAGGAGGATCAGGGCCAGATCCTTGCTCTTGGCAATGGCCAGGGCCTCCGGCCCGGACTGGGCCGAAAGGAACTCCAGGCCGAAGGGCTTGAGCATGCCCTGCAGCAGGCGCAGGTTCATGCGTTCGTCATCCACCGCCAGGATGGGAGTCTTGTCGTTCGCCATGACCGCCTCGCCGTAACGGGAGGAAGAGTGTTTTCCAACCCATCGTTACACGATTTCAATCTATCGGGAAATGATTTTCGAAAAACTTGTCCTTCTTCGCCTCGACGCATATCCGCAGGAAACCGGAACGGCGGACGGCCCGGCTTCCGGCCGGTCACGAACGCGCGCATTCTTGACTTCCGGTGCGCCTTGTTCCAATCTATCGCGCTCCATGCCCGGCCCGTCCGGGCCATTCCCTCGCCACGGAGGCATGACTCGCCATGAGCGATTACAAAGCGACCCTTCGCCTTCCCCAGACCGCCTTTCCCATGAAGGCCAACCTCAAACAGCGCGAGCCCGAGATGCTCAAACGCTGGGAGGAGCTGGACGCCTACGGCCTCATGCTGGCCGCCAACGAAGGCCGCCCGGAATACGTGCTCCACGACGGTCCGCCCTACGCCAACGGCAACATCCACATGGGCACGGCCCTGAACAAGATTCTCAAGGACATGGTGGTCAAGTCCCGCAACATGCAGGGATTCCACGCGGGCTACGTGCCCGGCTGGGACTGCCACGGCCTGCCCATTGAACACAAGGTCGAGCTGGAGCTGAAGAAAAAGAAGAAGGAGCTGCCCGCCGCGGTGATCCGCAAGCTCTGCCGCGAGTACGCCGCCAGGTGGCTCTCGGTGCAGCGCGGAGAGTTCAAGCGCCTGGGCGTGTTCGGCGTCTGGGACCGGCCCTACATGACCATGGACCCGGTCTACGAGGCCGCCACGGCGCGCGAGCTGGGCCGCTTCATGTCCAAGGGCTCGGTCTACCGGGGCAAGAAGCCCGTGCACTGGTGCTGCTCCTGCCACACCGCCCTGGCCGAGGCCGAGGTGGAGTACGCGGACCACACCTCGCCCTCGGTCTTCGTGCGCTTCCCGCTCACCGACCCAAAAATCCGTGAAATCCTGCCCGAGGCCGACCCGGCCCGGACCTACGCCGCCATCTGGACCACCACGCCCTGGACCCTGCCGTCGAACATGGCCGTCGCCGTGCACCCGGAATACGACTACGCCTTCGTCAAGGTCGGCGGCGACGTCTACGTCCTGGCCTCGCGCCTCGTGCCGGTCTGCGCCGAGGCCTTCGGCTGGACCGAACGCACGGTCCTGGCCGAGGTTCCGGGCAACCGCCTGGACGGCCTGGTCGCCCGACACCCCTTCTATGACCGGCCCTCGCCCGTGGTCACGGCCGACTACGTGACCCTGGATTCGGGCACGGGCCTCGTGCACACCGCCCCGGGCCACGGCCGCGAGGACTACGAGACCGGCATGCGCCGGGGCCTGGAGGTGCTCTCGCCCCTGGACGACGGCGGCCGTTTCCTGCCCACGGTGGAGTTCTTCGCCGGGTTGCAGGTCATGGAGGCCAACCCCAAGGTCATCGAAAAGCTCAAGGAGAACGGCCACCTCCTGCTCCAGGAGAACATCCGCCACTCCTACCCGCACTGCTGGCGCTGCAAGGAGCCGGTCATCTTCCGGGCCACGACCCAGTGGTTCATCTCCATGCAGGCCAACGACCTCCGGGCCAAGGCCCTGGAGGCCATCCACGATCAGGTGCGCTGGGTTCCCGCCTGGGGCGAGGAGCGCATCTCGAACATGATCGAATTCCGGCCCGACTGGTGCATCTCCCGCCAGCGCAACTGGGGCGTGCCGATCATGGCCCTGATCTGCGAGGACTGCGACGAGGCCTGGTTCGGCCCGGAGTGGATCGACAAGGTGGTGGCCCATTTCCAGGCCCACGCCACGGGCTGCGACTGGTGGTTCGAGACCCCGGACTCCGAGGTCGTGCCCCAGGACCTGAAGTGCCCCAAGTGCGGCGGCTCCCATTGGCGTCGCGAGACCGACATCCTGGACGTCTGGTTCGACTCCGGCACGAGCTTCGCGGCCGTGCTGGAGACCCGGGACGACACATCCTTCCCGGCCGACCTCTACCTGGAGGGCTCGGACCAGCACCGCGGCTGGTTCCACAGCTCGCTGCTGGCCTCCGTGGGCACGCGCGGCGTGCCGCCCTACAAGGCCGTGCTGACCCACGGCTACGTGGTGGACGGCGAGGGCCGCAAGATGTCCAAGTCCATCGGCAACACCATCGCGCCCCAGGAGATCATCGACAAGTACGGCGCGGAAATCCTGCGCCTGTGGACCTCGGCCGTGAACTACCAGGAGGACGTGCGGGTCTCGGACGAAATCCTCTCCCGCCTGGTGGACGCCTACCGCCGCATCCGCAACACCTGCCGCTTCATCCTCGGCAACCTCGCGGACTTCGAGCCCTCCAAGGCCGTGGCCCCGACGGACATGCCCGCCCTGGACCGCTACGCCCTGGACCTCGTGCTCAAGGCCCACCGGACCATGCAGCAGGCCTACGCCGACTACGAATTCCACAAGGTCTACCACACCCTGCACAACCTCTGCGTCACGGACCTCTCGGCCTTCTACCTGGACATCACCAAGGACCGGCTCTACGTGGACGCCCCCGGCGGCCTCGCCCGCCGCTCGGCCCAGACCGTGCTCTGGCAGGCGCTCATGCTCCTGCTGACCGACATGGCCCCGGTCCTCTCCTTCACCGCCGAAGAGGCCTTCCTGGCCCTGCCCGAGGCTCTGCGCCCGGGCGTTTCCTCGGTCTTCGCCCTGCGTCACGAACCCCTGGACCCGAACCTGGGCAAGGAGGAGCGCGAGCGCTGGGAGACGCTGCTGGCGGTCCGCGCCGAGGCCTCCAAGGCCGTGGAGCCGTTGCGCCAGGCGGGCAAGGTCGGCCATTCCCTGAGCACGGCCCTGACCCTGTACGCGCCGGAGATGACCCGCCAGGCCCTGGCCGGATTCTCTCAAGCTGAACTTGAGGAAATCTTCATCGTCTCCAAGGTGGCCCTGGCCGACGACGGGCAGGCCCCGGCCGACGCCTTCGCCTCCGCCGAGGTGGAGGGGCTGCGGGTCTCCGTGGGGAACGCGCCCGGCGGCAAGTGCGAGCGCTGTTGGAAATACTCCGAGAAACTCGGCGCGGACGGCCCGGCCGACGTTTGCCCGCGCTGCGCGGCCGTGCTCAAGGCCATCGGCTGAACATGAAACGCCGCTATCTCGTCGCCCTGGCCCTGACCCTCACGGTCCTGATCCCGGACCTGATCACCAAGGCCGTGGTCCAGGCCAAGCTGGAACTCTGGGAGTCGCGCACCGTGATCCCGGGGTTCCTCGACCTCGTGCACGTGACCAACAAGGGCGCGGCCTTCGGCTTCCTGAACCGGGTGGACATCACTTGGCAGACCGCCTTCCTGGTGGCCGTGACCTTGCTGGCCGTGGGCGTCATGGTCCATCTCCTGCGCCAGGCCTCGGACCAGGAGACCTTCCTGGTCGCCGGGCTGGGGCTCATCCTGGGCGGGGCCCTGGGCAACCTGGTGGACCGTCTGCGCTACGGGGAGGTCGTCGACTTCCTGGACTTCTACGTGGGCGACTGGCACTGGCCCGCGTTCAACGTGGCCGACATCGCCATCACCCTGGGCGCGTTCTGCCTGCTCATCTCCCTGTACCGGAAAAAGCCGCATGCATCCCGTTCTCGTTGACCTGGGCTTCGTGACCATCCACACATACGGGGTGTTCATCGCCCTGGCCTTTCTCGGGGGCGTGGGCTGGACCTGGCTGGAGGCCCGGCGCAAGGGGCTCGAGGCCGGCCGCGTCGTGGACCTGGCCTTCGCGGTGTTCGTGGGCGCGCTGGTGGGCGCGCGGCTGCTCTACGTCCTGCTCTACCTGCCCCACTACCTCGAACATCCCTTGGAAATCCTCATGTTCTGGGAGGGCGGCATGGTCTTTTCCGGCGGGGCCGCGCTGGGCGGCTGGCTGGGCTGGCGCGTGGCCCGCGGACACGGCATGCCCGTGTCGCCCTGGCTGGACGCCGCGGCCCCGGGCCTGGCCCTGGGCGAGGCCATCGGCCGCCTGGGCTGCTTCTCGGCCGGCTGCTGCTACGGCCAGCTCTGCGCCATGCCCTGGGCCGTGACCTTCACCGACCCGCGCTCCCTGGCCGTGCCCCTGAACATGCCCCTGCACCCCACGCAGATCTACCACAGCCTGTCCGGCCTGCTGACCTTCGGCCTGCTCCTGGCCCTGCGCGGCCGCCTGGAACGGCGTCCGGGCAGCCTCATGGGCCTGTTCCTGGTGCTGTTCTCCCTGGCGCGCTTCGCCGTGGAGTTCTTCCGGGCCGACTTCCGGGGCGGACTCGGCCCGTTCAGCGTGACCCAGGCGGTCTACGCCGTCTTCCTCTGCCTGGGCCTGTACCTCATGACCCGCAAACATTCCGTACGGAGTTGAGCCATGTTTCCCCTGCCGAACCTGAGCACCGAACAATGGATCATGATCTTCGGCCCGCTGGGGCTCTTCGTCTGCATCAGCCTGTTCTCCATCTGGGACGCCTTCCGCCGGGAATTCCCGTCCATCCTGGAAAAGATGGCCTGGATCCAGCTTTCCGTGCTGGTTCCCTTTTTGGGCGGAGTGGCGTATTTAATTTTCGGAAGAAAAAGGGGGCAGAAAATTCGATGAAGACCACCATCCGCACCACCGTCGGCCTGGCCGCCCTGGCCGCCCTCATGACCCTGGCCCCGGGCTGCGCCTCGCGCCAGGACGTCCAGACCCTGGACCAGCGCAACCGCCAGACCATGCAGGAAGCCCGCGACCTGTACAAACAGCTCGAGGAGCAGATCGCCGTGGCCCGCGAGGAGGCGCGCAAGAGCAGCGCCCCGATGCAGGCCAAGCAGGCCGACATCTGGGCCGAGGTCGAGTCCCTCAAGACCGAGGTGGCCACCCTCAAGGGCCAGATGGACACCATGAACATGCGCATGGCCCCCCAGGGCGGCGCGGACCTGGCCCAGCTCGACGAGCGGGTCAAGGCCATCGAGCTGGCCCTGGAATCCCAGTTCGCCGTGGACCTCGGCAAGGGCGCCAAGGCCGCCGCCACCGCTCCGGCGGCTCCGGCCCAGGCCCAGCAGGAGCAGGCCGCCCCGGCCCAGAACGCCGAGGCCGCCGCTCCGACCCAGGACCCGGCCGACGCCCTCTACGCCAAGGGGCTCAGCGCCTTCAAGGAACGCAAGTACGACGAGGCCCGCCGCGACTTCGCCGAGTTCGTGACCACGTTCAAGAAGCACTCCCTGGTGCCCAACGCCATCTTCTGGCAGGGTGAATGCTATTACCAGCTGGGCGACTACGCCAAGGCCGTGCTCGCCTACCAGGACGTGATCGACAAGCACAAGGACAGCCCGAAGTACCGCTCGGCCCTGCTCAAACAGGGAATCTCCTTCTACAAGATGGGCAAGGACAAGCCGGGCAAGATCATCCTCCAGGAGCTCATCGACAAGAATCCCGGCACGGCCGAGGCCAACCGGGCCAAGCAGTTCCTGGCCGATCCGAAGAAGAAGTAAGCCGGTTCCGGGCGCCCCGCGCGTCGGCGAGCCGCACATAGAGGAATCATGAGCGCCACCGTCAGCTCCGAAGTCCAGAAGGGCTTCCGCAAGATCGTCTATCTGACCTTCCCCCCGGGGATTTCCAGCCGTCCCGTGGTCTGCAACCTGGCCCGCCTGTTCGACCTCTCCTTCAACATCCTGAAGGCCGAGATCAGCCCCCGCCAGGAAGGCACCATGACGCTGGAGATCAGCGGGCTGGAGACCGACTTCCACAAGGGCGTCAACTACCTCAAGGAGAACAGCGTCCGCATCACTCCGGTGGCCCAGAAGATCTTCCGCGACGAAGACTCCTGCATCCACTGCGGCGTGTGCACGGCCATGTGCCCCACCGGGGCCCTGTCCGTGGACAAGGGCACCCGCAAGGTGCTCTTCGAGGTGGACAAGTGCTCGGCCTGCGGCCTGTGCACCCGGGTCTGCCCGGTGCGGGCCATGGCCGTGGACCTGGACGAGAACGGACGCCAGTAAGGAGAGCCGCATGGAGCAGGAACAGCGCGCCTATTCCCGTGTCGCCGCCCAGCTCAGGGCCCACGGCCGCCGTTGCGATTCGCCGGACGGCCCGCCGCTGTTCCGCACCGCCACGCGCAGGGACGGCTCCACCCTGGCCGCCCGCCTCTCCACCACCTCCATGCCCGAGGGCCTGGTGGACTTCCTGGTGGAGATGGACACCAAGCTGGACCAGATCCTCGCCGGACAGCGCCAGGACCTCATCCGCCAGGATTTCCCCCTGGAGCTGGACGTCCGGGAGATATCCGGCGCGGGCGTGCGGTTCCGCTCCGAGGAGCCCCTGGCCGACGGGCAGATTCTCGAGGTCGTCATCGTGCTCACCCAGTTTCCCCTGCGCCTGGCCTCGGCCATCGGCCGGGTGCGCGGCATCGAGGACGGGCTGCACCGCTTCGAGTTCACCCATATCCGGGAACACGACCTGGAGAGCATCGTGCAGTTCGTGTTCCAGGAACAGCGCGAGGAAATCCGCAACCGCAAGTGGAGTTGAACATCTTTCCGCGATCCGTGCGGAGCGCGGGGAACCGTCCGGGTTCCCCGCTGTGTTTTGAGCCACGCGAGGTGCCCATGCAGTCCAAGGACGACATTCTCAAATCCCTGCTGGAAAAGGTGTCCGAGCAGATGGCCGCGGACCTCAAGCAGACCATCGCGGCCGCCGTGGAGAAAGAGATTTCCCGCAGCCTCTCATCGGCCCTCCTGGAAGGCGAATTCTACCGCCGGGTCAACGAGGACCTGCAGGACAGCCTCAAGGACATCTACCGCGAGATCAAGACCGCCAAGGAAGCCAAGCCCCTGCCCGCCTCCATGCAGGACCCCGACGCCCTGATCAACAAGGCCTCGGACCAACTGGACGCGGTGCTGCGCACCACGGAGAAAGCCGCCGAGGAGATCATCGAGATCGTGGAGAAGCTCCAGGACATGCAGGCCTCCCTGGGCCAGGTCATCCGGGCCTTCGACTCCGGCGGGGTCAAGAAGGAGGATCGCCAGCGGCTGGTCGAGATCAACGAGACCCTGGGGCAGGACCTGATGCGCATCATGACCACCCTCTCCTTCCAGGACCTCACGGGCCAGCGCATCAAGATCATCATCGAGACGATCAAGAAGATCGAGGCCATCGTGCTGGACGTGTACATGTCCACCGGGCTCATGATCCAGGCCCGCGAGCAGCAGCCGGAAAAGGACTTCGACTCCATCGAGGCCGAGGCCAAGGACCGCATGAGCACCCTCAAGGGCCCCCAGGAAGGCACGAACCAGGGCGCGGTGGACGACCTGTTGGCCCAGCTGGGCATGTAGACGCCCCTTGGCGGCCAAGCGGATCAGGGCCGTTCCGGGAAACCGGGGCGGCCCTTTTTCATTGGGGAACGCTAGAGCAGGATCACCTGGGCCATGCCCAGGAGAAGCAGGAAGCCCATGGAGTCGGTGATGGTGGTCAGGAAGATGCTCGAGGCCTGGGCCGGATCGCGGCCCAGGGCGCGCAGCACCAGGGGGATGGAGGCCCCGGCCAGCGCTCCGATGAGCATATCCAGCCCGAGGGCCGCGGACATGATCATGGCCAGGAGCGGCATGCGCGTCGCCGCGAAGACCACGCCGAAGACCAGGGTGGCGATGAGCACGCCGTTGAGCAGGCCGATGCGGGCCTCGCGCAGCACGGCCAGCCAGGAGCGCTTGCGGTCGAACCGCTCCGTGGCCAGCTGGCGGATCATGATGGCCAGGGCCTGCTGGCCGGTGTTTCCGGCCTGGTTGGCCACGATGGGCATGAGCACGGCCAGGATGGCCATCTGGGCGATGTTGCCCTCGAAGAGGTGCACCACCCAGGCCGAGACCGCCGAGTTGACCATGTTCAGCATGAGCCAGGGCAGGCGTTTGCGCACGGAATAGAGCCAGGGCGAATCCGCGGTCTCGTCCGGGCCCGCGCCGACCATGGCCTGCATGTCCTCGCTGGCCTCCTCGTGGATGATGTCGATGACGTCGTCGACCGTGACCACGCCGAGCAGCCTGCGGCCGTAGTCCACCACGGGCAGGGCCAGGAAATTATAGTGCGAGATGAGCCGGGCGACCTCCTCCTTGTCCTCGTTGTAGGTCACGAAGATGAGGTTCTGGCTCTTGATGAGTTCCCTAAGGCAGGTGCCGCGCCGGGCCACCAGCAGATCGCGCAGGGAGGTGACGCCCACCAGTTCCTTGTCTTCGTTGACGAGGTAGGCGTAGTATGGAATTTCCTTGTCCTCGACCTCGCCGCGCATCTTGGCGATGGCCTGATCCACATTCAGATCCTGGTTCAGGACCACCACCTCGGTGTTCATGACGCCGCCGGCGGTGTCCGGATCGAAGGTCAGGAGCGTCCGAA of Desulfovibrio aminophilus contains these proteins:
- the mgtE gene encoding magnesium transporter, whose product is MSEERDTLLEQATPVEEQVERPSDDEQLELAHPADAAEHIEALDIEDQVAFIKQLPLEDAAESIAEMDSHDQAMLVRSLSLGLAARIIEHMSPDDATDLLNNLDEDLRRTLLSKLTAEDRASLRTLLTFDPDTAGGVMNTEVVVLNQDLNVDQAIAKMRGEVEDKEIPYYAYLVNEDKELVGVTSLRDLLVARRGTCLRELIKSQNLIFVTYNEDKEEVARLISHYNFLALPVVDYGRRLLGVVTVDDVIDIIHEEASEDMQAMVGAGPDETADSPWLYSVRKRLPWLMLNMVNSAVSAWVVHLFEGNIAQMAILAVLMPIVANQAGNTGQQALAIMIRQLATERFDRKRSWLAVLREARIGLLNGVLIATLVFGVVFAATRMPLLAMIMSAALGLDMLIGALAGASIPLVLRALGRDPAQASSIFLTTITDSMGFLLLLGMAQVILL
- a CDS encoding protein phosphatase CheZ, coding for MQSKDDILKSLLEKVSEQMAADLKQTIAAAVEKEISRSLSSALLEGEFYRRVNEDLQDSLKDIYREIKTAKEAKPLPASMQDPDALINKASDQLDAVLRTTEKAAEEIIEIVEKLQDMQASLGQVIRAFDSGGVKKEDRQRLVEINETLGQDLMRIMTTLSFQDLTGQRIKIIIETIKKIEAIVLDVYMSTGLMIQAREQQPEKDFDSIEAEAKDRMSTLKGPQEGTNQGAVDDLLAQLGM